Proteins encoded in a region of the Nicotiana tomentosiformis chromosome 9, ASM39032v3, whole genome shotgun sequence genome:
- the LOC138898899 gene encoding uncharacterized protein, with protein sequence MLVQLKEGIHKHRTTAFSLGMDDGTLRYQGRLCVPNVDGLRERIMAEAHTSRYSVHQGSTKMYHDLKDVYCWNVMKKGVADFVAQFSNCQQVKAEHQRPGGLAQSTEIPMWKWEMINMDFVVGFHASIQMAPFEALYGRRCRSLVGWFKVGEAELIGPDLVHQAMEKVNIIKERLKTTQNRQKSYSDVRLRDLELKEDDWVFLKVVRDSSAIVPVETIEISEELSYEEILVAILDIQVRKLRNKEIASVKCVGLKDLCSLIVLDSYHVIMLYEDVSMIFQVPSLMCAMPYMMVLIDTNDDVI encoded by the exons atGTTGGTgcaactgaaggaggggattcataaacacagGACTACAGCTTTTTCTCTTGGAATGGATGAtggtacattacggtaccaaggacgactatgtgttccaaacgtagatggtcttcgggaaagaatcatggcagaagctcatacttctagatattccgtacaccaaggttctacaaaaatgtatcatgatctcaaggatgTTTACTGCTGGAATGTCATGAAGAagggtgtggcggactttgtggcacaattttcaaactgtcaacaagtgaaggccgagcatcaaaggcccggtgggttagcacagagtacggaaattccaatgtggaaatgggaaatgatcaatatggattttgtggtagg cttccatgccagtattcaaatggcgccgtttgaggccttgtatggtagaagatgtagatcgctGGTTGGGTGGTTCaaggttggagaagctgaactaataggtccagaccttgtgcatcaggctatggaaaaggttaatatcataaaagagcggttgaaaactactcagaatcgtcaaaaatcctattcggatgttcgtctcAGAGACTTAGAATTaaaggaagatgattgggtgttcttgaag gtagttagaGATTCGTCCGCTATTGTGCCAGTTGAGACCATCGAGATCagtgaagaactgtcatatgaagagattctgGTTGCTATCCTTGATAtacaggtccggaagttgaggaacaaagaaattgcatccgtaaag tgtgttgggttgaaagatttATGTTCCCTCATTGTTTTAGATTCCTACCATGTCATTATGCTATATGAGGACGTATCTATGATTTTCCAagttccttcccttatgtgtgcaatgccttatatgatggtacttatcgacacgaatgatgacgttatttga
- the LOC138898900 gene encoding uncharacterized protein — MPIQSHDVYSLIDPESSLSYVTPYVATSFRIEPKQLHERFSISIPVGESIMAVKVYRDCVVTVRGRDTMADPIELGMIDFDVIMGMDWLYSCFSKLDCQARIMRLEFPNEPVVEWEGNNVMPKGRFISHLKATKMIRKGCIYYLVRVTDTITEVPTLESISIVNEFPDVFLDELPGIPPDREIDFGIDVMPGTQPISIPPYRMVPAELKELKEQLRDLGEKGFI; from the coding sequence ATGCCGATTCAGTCTCATGATGTGTATTCTCTTATTGATCCCgaatcttctttgtcctatgttactccttatgttgctacgagctttAGAATAGAACCGAAACAGCTTCATGAGCGGTTCTCTATATCTATTCCGGTTGGGGAGTCTATTATGGCCGTGaaagtttatagggattgtgttgtcacggtgcgtggtcgggataccatggccgatcctattgaactagggatgattgattttgacgtaataatgggaatggattggctttattcatgtttttccaaactcGATTGTCAAGCAAGaatcatgaggcttgagtttcctaatgagccagttgttgagtgggaggggaataatgttatgccaaaaggtaggtttatttctcacCTTAAGGCTACgaagatgatcaggaaggggtgtatttattatttggtccgagttacggacaccattactgaggtgcctacccttgaatctatatcaattgtgaatgaattccctgATGTATTTctggatgagctccctggaattcctccagacagggagattgattttgggattgatgtgatgccgggcacgcaacctatatccattccaccttatagaatggtgCCGGcggaattaaaagagctaaaggaacaactaagggatttgggagagaaaggtttcatctga
- the LOC138898898 gene encoding uncharacterized protein, with the protein MALKLEDPGAFTIPCTIRSADYSKALCDIGASINLIPYSVFKTLGIGKPIPTSMRLQMANRTMKRPLGNIDDVLVHVDKFILPADFMILDCEVDYEVPIILGRPFLAMGKDLIDVEDVTKVIVDDASVIMNVDDTLEVVLLNHDDDEKEGFVECVNALQGMGSYTYEPRKLSLDLENRKTPPTKPSIEESPSLELKPLPSYLKYEFFGPCSTLPVILFSCLTNVHVDSTLAVLQKRNKAIG; encoded by the exons atggctctgaaattggaagatcccggcgctttcacaatcccttgcactattagGAGCGCCGATTATTCCAAAGCTCTATGTGATATAGGGGCTAGTATCAACTTGATAccctactcggtgttcaaaactttgggaatcgGGAAACCAatacccacatctatgaggttacaaatggcgaatcgtactatgaagagaccattgggtaatattgatgatgtgttggttcatgttgataagttcatccttccgGCAGACTTTATGATTCTTGATTGCGaggtggactatgaggtgcctattattttgggtagacctttccttgctatggggaaaGATCTTATTGATGTTGAAGACG tgaccaaAGTGATAGTTGATGATGCTAGTGTCATTATGAATGTTGATGACACTTTGGAAgtcgtattgcttaatcatgatgatgatgagaaggaaggctttgtggaatgtgtaaatgcattacaaggaatggggtcgtatacttatgaaccccgaaaattgtcTTTAGATCTTGAGAAcaggaagactcctccaacaaagccctcaatcgaggagtcTCCctctttggagttaaagccattgccttcaTATCTCAAGTATGAGTTTTttggcccatgttctactttacctgttattcttttcTCTTGCCTTACTAACGTGCAtgtagattctactttggcggtaCTTCAAAAGAGGAATAAAGCTATAGGATAG